A DNA window from Elusimicrobiota bacterium contains the following coding sequences:
- the msrA gene encoding peptide-methionine (S)-S-oxide reductase MsrA, translated as MTANPATKTETALATFAGGCFWCMQPPFEKLKGVEKVVVGYTGGKKANPTYDDVCTGTTGHAEAVQVTYRPSEISYQELLDVFWVNIDPTDFDGQFADKGSQYRTAIFYHDETQKKLAAVSKDKLVKSKKFDSPIATRIDPAETFYAAEEYHQDYYKKDPWRYKAYRAGSGRAGFLQKTWGADH; from the coding sequence ATGACGGCGAACCCGGCCACTAAGACGGAAACCGCCCTGGCGACCTTTGCCGGCGGGTGCTTTTGGTGCATGCAACCCCCCTTCGAAAAACTGAAGGGCGTGGAAAAGGTGGTGGTGGGCTACACCGGCGGCAAGAAGGCCAACCCGACCTACGACGACGTCTGTACCGGGACCACCGGCCACGCCGAGGCCGTGCAGGTGACTTACCGCCCCTCGGAAATTTCCTACCAGGAACTGTTGGACGTCTTTTGGGTGAACATCGACCCCACGGACTTTGACGGGCAGTTCGCCGACAAGGGCAGCCAATACCGCACCGCCATCTTTTACCACGACGAAACCCAGAAAAAGCTGGCCGCGGTTTCCAAGGATAAGCTGGTCAAGTCCAAAAAGTTCGACTCGCCGATCGCCACGCGGATTGACCCCGCCGAAACCTTTTACGCGGCGGAGGAATACCACCAGGACTATTACAAGAAGGACCCCTGGCGGTACAAGGCCTACCGGGCCGGCTCCGGCCGGGCGGGCTTTCTGCAAAAGACCTGGGGCGCGGATCACTGA